In Desulfonatronospira thiodismutans ASO3-1, the sequence AGGCCATTGCATGGACCAGGCCGAGCCTGGCGGTATTGAATGACATGGAACCCATTGCACTCGCCTGGAGCATGGCTCCAGCGGCTTCGGTATTGGAGGGATCGGCGACAAATCGGCGCAGATACTTGCCCACGAGGTAAAAGTTTTGCCGGCAATACGCATCAGTGATGTGCGTTGACCACTTGGAAACAAATGCTTCAGCACAGTGAGAAAGCGCATCCATGCCGCTTGCCGCAGCTACATTGGAGGGGAGGCTTTGGAGCAGGTGCGGATCAAGTAGAGCGACTTTGGGAATTTGCATGCAGCTGCGAAAGGAGAATTTGTAGTTACGCTCCTCATCGTAGAGAACCGCGCCAAAGCTGAGCTCGCTGCCGGTTCCTGCCGTAGTGGGAACGGCTATCGACGGCAGTGGCGGGTTGCAGTACTTTTCAGGACCCTCATAGGCAGGCAGTGGGCCCTCGTTTGTGGCCAGGCAACCAACGCCTTTTCCCGTGTCCATGGTACTTCCACCACCGACCAAAAGCATAATGTCGCATTGTTCGCTTTTTTGCAGTTCTGAAGCTTTCATCACTGAACTCAGCGTGGCATTCACTTCCACCTGATCGAAGACAACATACGGCAGATTTTCCTTCTTCAAAGACTCCAGCACTCCCTCCAGCAATCCTGCCTTAGCCACTCCTGGATCGGCAACAACAAGGACTTTACTGCAATTGAGCGCCTTGACCTCTACGCCTGCTTCAGCCGTAATCCCGGCACCAAACTTGATTTTAGTGGGACAATAAAGATCAAACGGTTTTTCTAGACTCATGACACACTCCTTTTTCGTGCAATGTGGTTTAGTGATCGCGCACATCATTAACTAATATGATTTTTGAAGACTTGAAAATCCCAGTTCTCCCTCGGGAAGAATTTTGTGAGTCTCCAATCACATGACCGGGCATGACCTTCCATGCCCTCAACCCTGGAAAGACGTGAGGCGACAGCACTGAAGCGCTTGCTGGCCTCTGTGTCGATCTCCTGATATGTACTGATTTTCAAAAATTTGTGTACACTCAGACCTCCGCTGTGTTGCGCGGCCTTTCTTGTGGGTAAAATATGGTTTGTTCCAGAGCACTTATCACCGTGAGCAACCGAACTACCTTCTCCAAGAAAGAGAGAGCCGTAGGATCGGAGGCTCTCCAGCCACCAATCCGGATCTGCGGCTAGAATCTGGACATGTTCAGGGGCATAGGTATCGCAAACTCGACATATCTCGTCCCGGTTGTTGCAGAGTATGATTTCACCGAAGTCAGCCCAGGCGGTTTTTGGCACATGGGGATCCGGCATGTCCGCTATTACCCTTGGCACCAGGTTCAACACCTGATATGCTAGATCCCGGCAATCAGTGAACAGCCAGACAGGTGAATCCGGGCCATGTTCAGCTTGAGAAACAAGGTCGATGGCAATGGTCATGGGGTCCGCACTGCGGTCAGCGATAATCGCTGACTCAGTTGGACCTGCATACA encodes:
- a CDS encoding iron-containing alcohol dehydrogenase, translated to MSLEKPFDLYCPTKIKFGAGITAEAGVEVKALNCSKVLVVADPGVAKAGLLEGVLESLKKENLPYVVFDQVEVNATLSSVMKASELQKSEQCDIMLLVGGGSTMDTGKGVGCLATNEGPLPAYEGPEKYCNPPLPSIAVPTTAGTGSELSFGAVLYDEERNYKFSFRSCMQIPKVALLDPHLLQSLPSNVAAASGMDALSHCAEAFVSKWSTHITDAYCRQNFYLVGKYLRRFVADPSNTEAAGAMLQASAMGSMSFNTARLGLVHAMASPLGAHFHLPHGTACAVLMPAVMRFNLLACPEKYREMALLLEGAAPGSRMMEQAESAVFAIERLLDDLSMNFTVDRSAVNEEKLAQMADETLSSGMQLTNPRNVTKTDVINVYRDYFRI